One Janthinobacterium sp. TB1-E2 genomic region harbors:
- a CDS encoding (2Fe-2S)-binding protein, whose translation MTTLTINGKQHDLALPEDTPLLWALRDELGMTGTKFGCGMALCGACTVHLDGVAIRSCVTPLSAAAGKKITTIEAVGEDKVGLALQQAWQEHGVPQCGYCQAGQIMSATALLHKTPKPNDQQIREAMSGNICRCGTYTRIHAAIKQASASINAKGAAK comes from the coding sequence ATGACGACCCTGACCATCAATGGCAAACAGCACGACCTTGCCCTGCCTGAAGACACGCCCCTGCTGTGGGCCCTGCGCGACGAACTGGGCATGACCGGCACCAAGTTCGGCTGCGGCATGGCCCTGTGCGGCGCCTGCACCGTGCACCTCGATGGTGTAGCCATCCGCTCCTGCGTGACGCCGTTGTCGGCCGCCGCCGGCAAGAAGATCACCACCATCGAAGCCGTGGGCGAAGACAAGGTCGGCCTGGCCTTGCAACAAGCGTGGCAGGAACACGGCGTGCCCCAATGCGGCTACTGCCAGGCCGGGCAGATCATGTCGGCCACGGCCCTGCTGCACAAGACGCCCAAGCCGAACGACCAGCAAATCCGCGAAGCGATGAGCGGCAATATCTGCCGCTGCGGCACCTACACGCGCATCCACGCGGCCATCAAGCAGGCCTCGGCCAGCATCAACGCAAAAGGAGCGGCCAAATGA
- the mug gene encoding G/U mismatch-specific DNA glycosylase: protein MTYIAAAQGLPDILAPGLQVVFCGLNPGVDAAAAGHHFLGRGNRFWPVLHLAGFTPHLVAPQDDASVLDFGLGLTAAVGRPTSRADQVGADEFAQAAAGLQHKLVLMRPQWIAFLGKAAYAAMTGKRQLEWGEQAERFGGARVWILPNPSGLNRGYSKERLVDAYAELQRALG, encoded by the coding sequence ATGACATACATCGCAGCGGCGCAAGGCTTGCCCGATATCCTCGCTCCCGGCTTGCAGGTGGTCTTTTGCGGCCTCAATCCCGGCGTGGACGCGGCGGCGGCCGGCCACCATTTTCTCGGCCGCGGCAACCGCTTCTGGCCCGTGCTGCACCTGGCTGGATTCACGCCGCATCTGGTGGCGCCGCAGGACGATGCCAGCGTGCTCGATTTCGGACTGGGCTTGACGGCGGCCGTCGGCCGCCCGACCAGCCGCGCGGACCAGGTGGGGGCGGACGAATTCGCGCAAGCGGCGGCGGGCCTGCAACATAAACTGGTATTGATGCGGCCGCAGTGGATCGCCTTCCTGGGCAAGGCCGCCTACGCGGCGATGACGGGCAAGCGCCAGCTGGAGTGGGGCGAACAGGCAGAGCGCTTCGGCGGCGCGCGTGTGTGGATCTTGCCCAATCCCAGTGGGCTCAATCGCGGCTATTCGAAGGAGCGGCTGGTCGACGCGTATGCGGAACTCCAACGCGCGCTGGGCTGA
- a CDS encoding MFS transporter codes for MRPTPIPPPDAHTVASAPRGKILMMAVIAGAVITNIYCTQPILPLIQSGLGVDLAAVNLVAGAALLGFATGLALLLPLGDRVDRRTLVLGQIALAFVCALAAALAPGIWPLIGASFGLGIVSCVPQQLVPLAASMSPPAERGRSVGTVVSGIMVGILLGRTVAGVVGEAWGWRAVYAMEAAFMVPVWIAAAALLPRGKPGSQLSYLGLLASLWPLARDHRPLRESMLIQALLWACFNAFWVNLASLLANGPWHLGSAWAGAFGIIGAAGALAATVGGRATDRLGSRTVIGLSIAIVTLSYLLLAGAASSLALLVIGVIVLDIGVQAALVANQTRAFAVDPAAQGRINSLYMTATFIGGAAGVAVSGWLMQRFGWTGVAVFGVVLGLLAGAIHLAGLRAQRRAPTLT; via the coding sequence ATGCGCCCCACACCCATTCCCCCGCCCGATGCACACACCGTGGCGTCCGCGCCGCGCGGCAAGATCCTCATGATGGCGGTAATCGCTGGTGCGGTCATCACCAACATCTATTGCACCCAGCCTATCCTGCCCCTGATCCAGTCCGGCCTCGGTGTCGATCTGGCGGCCGTCAACCTGGTCGCCGGCGCGGCGCTGCTGGGCTTTGCCACGGGGCTGGCGCTGCTGCTGCCGCTGGGCGACCGCGTCGACCGGCGCACCCTGGTGCTGGGGCAGATCGCGCTGGCTTTCGTTTGCGCCCTGGCGGCGGCGCTGGCACCGGGCATCTGGCCGCTGATCGGCGCTTCGTTTGGCCTGGGCATCGTCAGCTGCGTGCCGCAGCAACTGGTGCCGCTCGCCGCGAGCATGTCGCCGCCCGCTGAGCGCGGCCGTTCCGTCGGCACGGTGGTCAGCGGCATCATGGTGGGCATCCTGCTCGGGCGCACGGTGGCCGGCGTGGTGGGCGAGGCCTGGGGCTGGCGCGCCGTGTACGCCATGGAAGCGGCATTCATGGTGCCCGTGTGGATCGCGGCGGCGGCCTTGCTGCCACGCGGGAAACCGGGTAGCCAGCTCTCCTACCTTGGCTTGCTGGCGTCGTTGTGGCCACTGGCGCGCGACCATCGTCCCCTGCGCGAATCGATGCTGATCCAGGCGCTGTTGTGGGCGTGCTTCAATGCGTTCTGGGTCAACCTGGCCTCGCTGCTGGCCAACGGCCCATGGCATCTGGGCAGCGCCTGGGCCGGCGCCTTCGGCATCATCGGCGCGGCCGGCGCGCTGGCCGCCACTGTGGGCGGCAGGGCCACCGACAGACTCGGTTCGCGCACGGTCATTGGATTGAGCATCGCCATCGTGACCTTGTCCTACCTGCTGCTGGCGGGCGCCGCCTCGTCGCTGGCCTTGCTGGTGATCGGCGTCATCGTGCTCGACATCGGCGTGCAGGCTGCCCTGGTGGCCAACCAGACGCGCGCCTTTGCCGTCGATCCGGCCGCCCAGGGCCGCATCAACAGCCTGTACATGACGGCGACCTTCATCGGCGGCGCCGCCGGCGTGGCGGTGAGCGGCTGGCTGATGCAGCGTTTCGGCTGGACGGGCGTGGCGGTGTTTGGCGTTGTATTGGGCTTGCTGGCCGGAGCGATCCACCTCGCCGGATTACGCGCACAGCGGCGCGCGCCAACCTTAACTTAA
- a CDS encoding helix-turn-helix transcriptional regulator translates to MRTLARTRHELAAYLQARRARLSPEDVGLPGGGRRRTPGLRREEVAALAGVGLTWYTWLEQGRDIGVSSAFLDKLAEVLKLDAAERRHLFLLAHARPPAEEGKTFCVVPPLVRRLMHELAHPAYVLNLRWDVLAFNADADALFGFATHAASRRNLLWLLFTDPLLRARFTAWEEQAPLMLSSFRRDYARATQEADIHALVQELEKVSPEFKLWWRRHDVHAPCAGVRQLTIDGEQVAYEHTSLTIDADRHLRLVVYARQAPE, encoded by the coding sequence ATGCGCACTTTAGCCCGCACCCGCCACGAACTGGCCGCCTACCTGCAGGCGCGGCGTGCGCGCCTGTCGCCGGAAGACGTGGGCTTGCCCGGCGGAGGACGGCGGCGCACGCCCGGCTTGCGCCGCGAAGAAGTGGCGGCGCTGGCCGGCGTGGGACTGACCTGGTACACGTGGCTCGAGCAAGGGCGCGACATCGGCGTCTCGAGCGCCTTCCTCGACAAGCTGGCCGAAGTGCTGAAACTGGACGCGGCAGAACGCCGCCACCTGTTCCTGCTCGCGCATGCGCGCCCGCCGGCCGAAGAAGGCAAGACGTTTTGCGTGGTGCCGCCGCTCGTGCGCCGCCTGATGCACGAGCTGGCGCATCCGGCCTATGTGCTCAACTTGCGCTGGGACGTACTGGCGTTCAATGCGGACGCGGACGCGCTGTTCGGCTTCGCCACGCATGCCGCCTCGCGCCGCAATCTGCTGTGGCTGCTGTTTACGGACCCGCTGCTGCGCGCACGCTTCACGGCCTGGGAAGAACAGGCGCCGCTGATGCTGTCGAGCTTTCGCCGCGACTACGCGCGCGCCACGCAGGAAGCCGATATCCACGCGCTGGTGCAGGAACTGGAAAAAGTGTCACCCGAATTCAAGCTGTGGTGGCGCCGCCACGACGTGCATGCGCCGTGTGCAGGCGTGCGCCAGCTGACAATCGACGGCGAGCAGGTCGCGTATGAGCACACCTCGCTGACCATCGATGCGGACCGCCACTTGCGGCTGGTCGTGTATGCGCGCCAGGCGCCGGAGTAA
- a CDS encoding LysR family transcriptional regulator — MDRLESMTILLAVVDAGSLSAAARHLGMPLANVSRKVAALEAHLNTRLLHRTTRQLSLTEAGHSYVAACRRILEEIGEAERIATGEYAVPKGELTITAPVMFGRLHIVPVVAAFLARYPDIEIKLVLTDRVLHLMDEQVDVAVRIGDLPDSSFVATRVGTVRRVVCASPGYLAAHGTPTAPGDLAAHACISFEVLESRRAWVFGTGKAAQSVPVHSRLAVNTVDAAIAAATLDAGVIRVLSYQVMDALRGDRLRIVLAPFEAAPLPVSLLHKGQAPLPLKLRAFLDFVTPLLRAVALDVSPARVGVPHTRRPAAPSNSRD, encoded by the coding sequence ATGGATAGACTGGAATCCATGACCATCCTGCTGGCCGTGGTGGACGCGGGCAGCCTGTCGGCCGCCGCACGCCATCTCGGCATGCCGCTGGCCAACGTCAGCCGCAAGGTGGCGGCGCTGGAAGCGCACCTCAACACGCGCCTGCTGCACCGCACGACGCGCCAGCTGTCGCTGACGGAGGCGGGCCACTCCTACGTGGCCGCGTGCCGCCGCATCCTCGAAGAGATCGGCGAAGCGGAGCGTATTGCGACGGGCGAATATGCGGTGCCGAAAGGCGAACTGACGATCACGGCGCCCGTCATGTTCGGACGCCTGCACATCGTGCCCGTGGTGGCGGCGTTCCTCGCCCGCTATCCGGACATCGAGATCAAGCTGGTACTGACGGACCGCGTCCTGCACCTGATGGACGAGCAGGTCGACGTGGCCGTGCGCATCGGCGACCTGCCCGACAGCAGCTTCGTGGCGACGCGGGTCGGCACGGTGCGCCGGGTCGTCTGCGCCAGCCCCGGCTACCTGGCCGCGCATGGCACGCCAACTGCGCCGGGCGATCTGGCCGCGCATGCCTGCATCAGTTTCGAGGTGCTGGAATCGCGGCGCGCCTGGGTCTTCGGCACGGGCAAGGCTGCGCAGTCCGTGCCCGTGCACTCGCGCCTGGCCGTCAATACGGTGGACGCGGCGATCGCCGCCGCCACCCTGGATGCGGGCGTGATCCGCGTGCTGTCGTATCAGGTCATGGACGCCCTGCGCGGCGACAGGCTGCGCATCGTGCTCGCACCGTTCGAAGCGGCGCCCTTGCCCGTCAGCCTGCTGCACAAGGGACAAGCGCCGCTGCCATTGAAATTGCGCGCCTTCCTCGATTTCGTCACACCGCTGTTGCGCGCGGTGGCACTGGACGTCAGCCCAGCGCGCGTTGGAGTTCCGCATACGCGTCGACCAGCCGCTCCTTCGAATAGCCGCGATTGA
- a CDS encoding NUDIX hydrolase, which produces MKFCSECAHPVSLSIPEGDNRPRYVCANCDAIHYQNPKMVVGSIPVWEEDGQLQVLLCKRAIEPRLGYWTLPAGFMENDETTSDAAERETVEEAGANIELGPLFSLLNVQRVHQVHLFYLARLRDLDFAPGIESLDVQLFTEAQIPWDDLAFPTIRATLELFFADRVKIREGGSYGVHTGDITRPMARADAE; this is translated from the coding sequence ATGAAATTCTGCTCCGAATGCGCCCATCCTGTCAGCCTGTCCATTCCGGAAGGCGACAACCGTCCCCGCTATGTGTGCGCCAACTGCGACGCCATCCATTACCAGAACCCGAAAATGGTGGTCGGCTCGATTCCCGTCTGGGAAGAAGATGGGCAGCTGCAGGTCTTGCTGTGCAAGCGGGCCATCGAGCCGCGCCTCGGTTACTGGACGCTGCCGGCCGGCTTCATGGAAAACGATGAAACGACGTCCGACGCGGCCGAACGCGAAACGGTGGAGGAAGCGGGCGCGAATATCGAACTGGGCCCCCTGTTTTCGCTGCTCAACGTGCAGCGCGTGCACCAGGTGCACCTGTTCTACCTGGCGCGTTTGCGCGACCTCGATTTCGCGCCCGGCATCGAAAGCCTGGACGTGCAGCTGTTTACGGAAGCGCAGATTCCCTGGGATGACCTGGCCTTCCCCACCATCCGCGCCACCCTGGAACTGTTCTTTGCCGACCGCGTGAAAATCCGCGAAGGCGGCAGCTATGGCGTCCATACGGGCGACATCACGCGCCCGATGGCGCGCGCGGACGCAGAA
- a CDS encoding MFS transporter, translated as MSDSFHSAPAVGTTALPATVYLIAIGAFALGMASYVTAGLMPMIAGAFSVSLAMAAQLVTAFTLAYGLGSPLAVALLPARAQRSGLLIALGVFVLANGASALASGFSGLLAWRAIAGIGAGVYLALGIAAAACVSAPQQRGKAIGVIMGGMAGGTVLGVPLSLLLAQQLGWTAALWLVTLLGGLALAGLLWQLPALPAAPAISLRRKLALLADGQVLAILLVSLLAAIASLGMYTFIAPLLAWSANGMAMSATPFLWAWGVGGIVGSVLVGPWADKVAAPKLTCIILLLLALALCALPLAAGWSAWLMLAPIALWGAAGWALQVPQNQRLLAVRARQGDGNLAIALNESALYLGSAIGAAMGGLLLLLNWPMWLLAAGAALVATAALLLQWPAARRT; from the coding sequence ATGTCTGACTCTTTCCACAGCGCCCCCGCAGTTGGCACTACCGCGCTTCCCGCCACCGTCTACCTGATCGCCATTGGCGCGTTTGCGCTGGGCATGGCGTCGTATGTGACGGCGGGCCTGATGCCGATGATCGCCGGGGCGTTTTCCGTTTCCCTGGCGATGGCCGCGCAACTGGTGACGGCGTTCACCCTGGCCTATGGCCTCGGCTCGCCCTTGGCCGTGGCCTTGCTGCCGGCGCGCGCGCAGCGCTCCGGCCTCTTGATCGCCTTGGGTGTGTTCGTGCTGGCGAATGGGGCCAGCGCGCTGGCGTCCGGTTTCAGCGGTTTGCTCGCATGGCGCGCCATTGCGGGCATCGGTGCCGGCGTCTACCTGGCGCTCGGTATCGCGGCGGCGGCGTGCGTGTCGGCGCCGCAGCAGCGGGGCAAGGCCATCGGCGTGATCATGGGCGGCATGGCGGGCGGCACGGTGCTGGGCGTGCCATTGAGCTTGCTGCTGGCGCAGCAGCTGGGCTGGACGGCGGCCCTCTGGCTGGTGACTCTTTTGGGCGGGCTGGCGCTGGCGGGCTTGCTGTGGCAGCTGCCCGCGCTGCCGGCGGCACCGGCGATTTCTCTGCGCCGCAAGCTGGCCTTGCTGGCCGATGGGCAGGTGCTGGCCATCTTGCTCGTGTCCTTGCTGGCGGCCATCGCCAGCCTGGGCATGTACACGTTTATCGCGCCGCTGCTGGCGTGGTCCGCGAACGGTATGGCGATGTCCGCCACGCCCTTCCTGTGGGCGTGGGGCGTGGGAGGGATCGTGGGCAGTGTGCTGGTCGGACCATGGGCGGACAAGGTGGCGGCGCCGAAGCTGACCTGCATCATCTTGCTGCTGCTGGCGCTGGCCTTGTGCGCGCTGCCGCTGGCGGCCGGCTGGTCGGCCTGGCTGATGCTGGCGCCGATCGCGCTGTGGGGCGCGGCTGGCTGGGCCCTGCAAGTGCCGCAAAACCAGCGGCTGCTGGCCGTGCGTGCGCGGCAGGGCGACGGCAATCTGGCCATCGCCCTCAACGAATCGGCGCTGTACCTGGGCAGCGCCATCGGCGCCGCCATGGGCGGCCTGTTGCTCCTGCTCAACTGGCCGATGTGGCTGCTGGCGGCAGGCGCCGCCTTGGTCGCCACTGCGGCGTTGCTGCTGCAGTGGCCTGCCGCGCGGCGGACTTAA
- a CDS encoding xanthine dehydrogenase family protein molybdopterin-binding subunit has protein sequence MSIHDTPAAHSPARRNWLKAAGALAGLTLVAGPSGLVMAAEAVKYGGDKMAGGVVDDTLVFLSIAADGIVTIVVHRSEMGQGIRTSLPMVAADELGADWAQVRVQQAPADEARYGSQDTDGSRSMRHSFRAMRHVGATARLMLETAAAVRWDVPVTEVKAVNHAVVHAASGRSLSFGALAEEAAKLPVPPRARISLKTADELRYIGQTSTRGIDLRDIVTGNTHFGIDTRLDGMAYAVIARPPVFGGKLKSVDKKAALKVPGVLRIVELAGSPPPAMFNPLGGVAVIARNTWAAIKGREALVLEWEDGPNGDYDSKAFRKTLEAAVRQPASPARDQGKTVATLAAAPAARKLSAEYYLPHLAHATMEPPAATVRIAGGKAEVWACVQAPQATRSNVAKALGLSYDDVTVHVTLLGGGFGRKSKPDFAVEAALLSKAMDGAPVKLTWTRDDDLQHDYLHTVSVERLEASLDAKGMPTAWLHRTAAPTITSTFAAGANKQAPFELGMSAINVPFAIPNVRVEVPEVPAHTRIGWFRSVSNIPHAFAIQSFTAELAHAAKKDHRDYLLALLGPARKINPADLSDGWNYGEDPAKYPVDIGRMRHVIELATAKAGWGRKLPKGRGLGLAVSYSFVTYVAAVIEVEINAAGEVIVPRVDIAMDCGPQINPDRVRSQIEGACIMGLSLAMSGEISFKNGRVEQSNFHDYAVLRAADAPRVIHTHLVPGTLDMELGGVGEPATPPIAPALCNAIFAATGKRIRALPVGMQLAKKA, from the coding sequence ATGAGCATCCATGACACTCCTGCAGCACATTCGCCCGCGCGGCGCAACTGGCTCAAGGCGGCCGGCGCGCTGGCCGGTTTGACTTTGGTGGCTGGTCCTTCCGGCCTCGTGATGGCGGCTGAAGCCGTCAAGTACGGCGGCGACAAGATGGCTGGCGGCGTGGTCGACGACACCCTCGTCTTCCTGTCGATCGCCGCCGACGGCATCGTCACGATCGTGGTGCACCGTTCCGAAATGGGCCAGGGCATCCGCACCAGCCTGCCCATGGTGGCGGCCGACGAACTGGGCGCCGACTGGGCGCAGGTGCGTGTACAGCAGGCGCCCGCCGACGAAGCGCGCTACGGCAGCCAGGATACGGACGGTTCGCGCAGCATGCGCCACTCGTTCCGCGCCATGCGCCACGTGGGCGCCACGGCGCGCCTGATGCTGGAAACGGCGGCCGCCGTGCGCTGGGACGTGCCCGTCACCGAGGTGAAAGCCGTCAACCATGCGGTCGTGCATGCGGCCAGCGGACGCTCGCTGTCGTTCGGCGCCCTGGCCGAAGAAGCGGCCAAATTGCCGGTGCCGCCACGCGCGCGCATCAGCCTGAAAACGGCGGACGAGCTGCGCTACATCGGCCAGACCAGCACGCGCGGTATCGACCTGCGCGACATCGTCACGGGCAATACCCACTTCGGCATCGACACGCGCCTCGATGGCATGGCGTATGCCGTCATCGCCCGTCCGCCCGTCTTCGGCGGCAAGCTGAAAAGCGTGGACAAGAAGGCGGCCCTGAAGGTGCCTGGCGTGCTGCGCATCGTCGAACTGGCGGGCAGCCCGCCGCCGGCCATGTTCAATCCGCTGGGCGGCGTGGCCGTCATCGCGCGTAACACCTGGGCCGCCATCAAGGGCCGCGAAGCGCTGGTGCTGGAATGGGAAGATGGCCCGAACGGCGATTACGACTCAAAAGCCTTCCGCAAGACGCTGGAAGCGGCCGTGCGCCAGCCGGCCAGCCCGGCGCGCGACCAGGGCAAGACGGTGGCCACGCTGGCCGCCGCTCCCGCCGCGCGCAAACTGAGCGCCGAATACTATCTGCCCCACCTGGCCCACGCCACCATGGAGCCGCCCGCCGCCACCGTGCGCATCGCCGGCGGCAAGGCCGAAGTGTGGGCCTGCGTGCAGGCGCCGCAAGCGACGCGCAGCAACGTGGCCAAGGCCCTGGGCTTGTCGTACGACGACGTCACCGTCCACGTGACCTTGCTGGGCGGGGGCTTCGGGCGCAAATCGAAACCCGATTTCGCCGTCGAGGCGGCGCTGCTGTCGAAGGCCATGGATGGTGCGCCCGTCAAGCTGACGTGGACGCGCGACGACGACCTGCAGCACGACTATCTGCACACGGTGTCCGTCGAACGGCTGGAAGCGTCGCTGGACGCGAAAGGCATGCCGACGGCCTGGCTGCACCGCACAGCCGCGCCCACCATCACCTCGACCTTTGCCGCCGGCGCGAACAAGCAGGCGCCGTTCGAACTGGGCATGTCGGCCATCAACGTGCCGTTCGCTATTCCAAACGTCCGCGTGGAAGTGCCCGAAGTGCCGGCCCACACGCGCATCGGCTGGTTCCGTTCCGTGTCGAACATCCCGCACGCGTTTGCCATCCAGTCGTTCACGGCCGAACTGGCCCACGCGGCAAAGAAGGACCACCGCGACTACCTGCTGGCGCTCTTGGGCCCCGCGCGCAAGATCAACCCGGCCGACCTGTCCGACGGCTGGAACTATGGCGAAGACCCGGCGAAGTATCCGGTCGATATCGGCCGCATGCGCCACGTGATCGAGCTGGCGACGGCCAAGGCGGGCTGGGGCCGCAAGCTGCCCAAGGGACGGGGACTGGGCCTGGCCGTGTCCTACAGTTTCGTCACCTATGTGGCGGCCGTGATCGAAGTGGAGATCAATGCGGCCGGCGAAGTCATCGTGCCGAGAGTCGACATCGCCATGGATTGCGGCCCGCAGATCAACCCGGACCGCGTGCGCTCGCAGATCGAGGGCGCCTGCATCATGGGCCTGTCCTTGGCCATGAGCGGCGAGATCAGCTTTAAAAATGGCCGGGTGGAGCAAAGCAATTTCCACGACTACGCCGTGCTGCGCGCCGCCGACGCGCCGCGCGTGATCCACACGCATCTGGTGCCGGGCACCCTGGACATGGAGCTGGGCGGCGTGGGCGAACCGGCCACGCCGCCCATCGCCCCGGCCCTGTGCAACGCCATTTTCGCCGCCACGGGCAAGCGCATCCGCGCCCTGCCCGTGGGCATGCAGCTGGCGAAAAAGGCTTAA